One part of the Treponema peruense genome encodes these proteins:
- a CDS encoding cation transporter translates to MQKKIYVTGMDDDSTAAKVDEAVKAVAGVASVVSSAAKCQVCVDFDESVAGIEDAINNAISSTGVIALG, encoded by the coding sequence ATGCAAAAGAAGATTTATGTAACTGGAATGGATGATGATTCAACTGCGGCAAAAGTAGATGAGGCAGTAAAAGCTGTAGCCGGAGTTGCTTCCGTAGTATCATCTGCAGCCAAATGCCAGGTCTGTGTAGACTTTGACGAAAGTGTTGCCGGTATAGAAGACGCTATAAACAACGCAATCAGTTCTACCGGTGTCATTGCACTCGGCTGA
- a CDS encoding D-2-hydroxyacid dehydrogenase, producing the protein MKITILDGNALNPGDLSWKPLEEFGSVTVYPRTEQKDVVSRIGDSDAVLLNKINITEEILAACPSLRYIGVQATGYNVIDLEACRRHNVTVTNVPTYSTAGVSQLTFAFILEFACKTAEHSASVMAGDWVKSKDFCYWKHAPVELDGKTLGIFGYGSIGSRVESIAKAFGMRTIVCTRTPNPLIENPVDAEQLFKQSDFLTLHAPLTEATRGIVNEKNISLMKETAVIINTARGALVDENAVRKALDTGRIAGYAADVVSEEPMKADNPLLGAPNCLLTPHIAWAATETRQRLLDIVIANIRCFIAGCPQNVVS; encoded by the coding sequence ATGAAAATTACAATTCTTGACGGCAATGCGCTTAATCCGGGCGACTTGTCTTGGAAACCGCTTGAAGAATTCGGTTCAGTAACAGTATATCCGCGTACAGAACAAAAAGATGTTGTTTCCAGAATAGGAGACAGCGATGCAGTTCTTCTTAACAAAATAAACATTACAGAAGAAATACTTGCGGCCTGCCCCTCCCTGCGCTACATCGGCGTACAGGCAACCGGCTACAATGTGATTGACCTCGAAGCATGCAGACGCCACAATGTTACGGTAACAAACGTTCCGACTTACAGTACGGCAGGCGTTTCTCAGCTTACATTTGCATTCATCCTCGAATTTGCATGTAAAACAGCAGAACATTCGGCAAGTGTTATGGCCGGTGACTGGGTAAAAAGCAAAGACTTCTGTTACTGGAAGCACGCTCCGGTCGAACTTGACGGCAAAACACTCGGAATCTTTGGCTACGGCAGCATAGGTTCAAGGGTTGAATCAATAGCAAAAGCTTTCGGAATGCGTACAATTGTCTGTACAAGAACCCCGAATCCACTTATAGAAAATCCTGTAGATGCAGAACAGCTTTTCAAACAGTCAGATTTTCTTACTCTCCATGCACCTTTGACAGAGGCAACGCGCGGAATAGTCAATGAAAAGAACATTTCACTCATGAAAGAAACTGCAGTAATCATAAACACTGCAAGAGGTGCCCTTGTTGACGAAAATGCCGTAAGAAAAGCCCTTGACACAGGCAGAATAGCAGGTTATGCCGCAGATGTAGTCAGCGAAGAGCCAATGAAAGCAGACAATCCCCTTCTTGGTGCACCCAACTGCCTTTTAACTCCGCACATTGCGTGGGCTGCAACAGAAACCAGACAGAGACTTCTTGACATTGTAATAGCAAACATACGCTGTTTTATTGCCGGCTGCCCACAGAACGTAGTAAGTTAA
- a CDS encoding 3-isopropylmalate dehydratase large subunit, with protein MGKTIAQKIFAAHMVEQPFEGTNILKLDRVFCHEITTPIAINDLVERGKDRVFDSTKIKAVIDHVTPAKDSKCAMQEKILREWARRNDIKDFFDIGANGVCHAIFPEKGFVRPGFTVIMGDSHTCTHGAFGAFAAGVGTTDLEVGILKGVCSFREPKTIKFVLNGKLKEGVFAKDVILWLIGQIGVNGATNCVVEFTGPIVDAFSMEERMTICNMAVEAGATSGICLPDMTTVEYLWPFIQDEFASKEAALAEYSKWNDDADAEYEKIYTFDLSNLAPVCTVEYKPDQIKAVSDMKGTKVDQVYIGSCTNGRISDLRVAASILKGHKIADGVRGIVSPATPKVYKMALDEGLIDIFMDAGFCVTNPTCGACLGMSNGVLAEGEVCASTTNRNFNGRMGKGGMVHLMSPATAAATAIAGTITNSSLYRG; from the coding sequence ATGGGAAAAACAATAGCACAGAAAATTTTTGCCGCTCACATGGTTGAGCAGCCGTTTGAAGGAACAAATATTCTTAAGTTGGACCGTGTATTCTGCCACGAAATAACAACCCCTATTGCCATCAACGACCTTGTAGAAAGAGGAAAAGACAGGGTTTTTGACAGCACAAAAATCAAGGCAGTAATAGACCATGTTACACCTGCAAAAGACAGCAAATGTGCAATGCAGGAAAAAATATTGCGCGAATGGGCACGTAGAAACGACATAAAGGACTTCTTTGACATAGGAGCCAACGGTGTATGCCATGCCATATTCCCCGAGAAAGGCTTTGTAAGACCGGGCTTTACAGTAATCATGGGAGACAGCCATACCTGTACACACGGTGCTTTCGGTGCATTTGCAGCAGGAGTCGGAACAACTGACCTTGAAGTAGGAATTCTTAAAGGAGTATGTTCATTCCGCGAGCCAAAAACAATAAAATTTGTTCTTAACGGAAAACTTAAAGAAGGCGTTTTTGCCAAAGACGTAATTCTCTGGCTTATCGGTCAGATTGGTGTAAACGGAGCTACAAACTGCGTAGTTGAATTTACAGGACCCATAGTAGATGCCTTCTCAATGGAAGAGCGCATGACAATCTGCAACATGGCTGTAGAAGCCGGTGCAACAAGCGGTATCTGCCTTCCTGATATGACAACAGTAGAATACCTTTGGCCGTTCATTCAGGATGAATTTGCATCAAAAGAAGCAGCCCTTGCTGAATATTCAAAGTGGAATGATGATGCAGATGCAGAATATGAAAAAATTTACACTTTTGACTTGTCAAATCTTGCTCCTGTTTGTACTGTTGAATATAAGCCTGACCAGATAAAAGCTGTTTCTGACATGAAGGGAACAAAAGTTGATCAGGTTTACATCGGCAGCTGCACCAACGGAAGAATAAGTGACCTTCGTGTTGCCGCTTCTATTCTTAAGGGACACAAGATTGCAGACGGCGTAAGGGGAATTGTTTCTCCTGCAACACCAAAGGTTTACAAAATGGCTCTTGATGAAGGTCTCATTGACATTTTCATGGATGCAGGTTTCTGTGTTACAAACCCAACCTGCGGTGCCTGTCTTGGAATGAGCAACGGTGTTCTTGCAGAAGGTGAAGTCTGTGCTTCTACCACAAACAGAAACTTTAACGGACGCATGGGCAAAGGCGGAATGGTTCACCTTATGAGCCCGGCTACGGCTGCAGCTACAGCAATTGCAGGTACAATAACAAATTCAAGCCTTTACAGAGGCTAA
- a CDS encoding 3-isopropylmalate dehydratase small subunit, whose translation MKQFGGEVLFLDRSDINTDEIIPAKYLTENTKQALAPYLLEDLKLEGFNPKTDVPGKKVIITRENFGCGSSREHAPWALEVNGIYCVIAVNFARIFRQNMYNCGLLALDLDKKTIEDMFHTFASKDTECKIEQKEDGTWKVKLIAGSLSKSYPFNLEGFEKALIENDGWIGYADKKY comes from the coding sequence ATGAAACAGTTCGGTGGTGAAGTTCTTTTTCTGGACCGCTCAGACATTAATACTGACGAAATTATTCCAGCAAAATATCTTACGGAAAATACCAAGCAGGCTTTGGCTCCCTATCTTCTGGAAGATTTAAAGCTTGAAGGATTTAATCCCAAGACAGACGTTCCCGGAAAAAAAGTTATCATTACACGCGAGAACTTCGGTTGCGGTTCCAGCCGTGAACATGCTCCGTGGGCCCTTGAGGTAAACGGAATCTACTGTGTTATAGCAGTAAATTTTGCACGCATTTTCAGACAGAACATGTACAACTGCGGCCTTCTTGCTCTTGATCTTGACAAAAAAACTATAGAAGATATGTTCCATACATTTGCCAGCAAAGATACAGAATGTAAGATTGAGCAGAAAGAAGACGGAACATGGAAAGTCAAGCTTATTGCCGGTTCACTTTCAAAGAGTTACCCGTTCAACCTGGAAGGTTTTGAAAAGGCTCTCATAGAAAATGACGGCTGGATTGGCTACGCAGACAAAAAATATTGA
- the cmk gene encoding (d)CMP kinase: MKNYAIPEGKELRIAISGRSGCGNTTVSTLLAQKLGVKLINFTFRQLAAEKNLTLAQVIENAKTDDSYDVTVDTRQVELARSESCVLGSRLAIWMLKEADLKVYLIADDDVRAKRILNREGGDIEQIKAFTAMRDSEDSRRYKKLYGIDNSDYAFADMKIDTAKYTPEQIVEQILSELEQRGLVD, from the coding sequence ATGAAAAACTATGCAATTCCCGAAGGCAAAGAGCTTAGAATCGCCATAAGCGGAAGGTCTGGCTGCGGCAACACAACTGTAAGCACTCTTCTGGCGCAGAAGCTCGGTGTAAAACTCATTAACTTTACGTTCAGACAGCTTGCGGCCGAAAAAAATCTTACTCTTGCGCAGGTAATAGAAAATGCAAAAACAGATGACAGTTATGATGTTACCGTAGATACACGGCAGGTAGAACTTGCCAGAAGTGAAAGTTGCGTTTTGGGAAGCCGCCTCGCAATATGGATGCTTAAAGAGGCAGATCTTAAAGTCTATCTCATAGCAGATGATGATGTAAGGGCAAAAAGAATCCTTAACCGCGAAGGAGGGGATATTGAACAGATCAAGGCGTTTACAGCCATGCGCGACAGTGAAGATTCCCGCCGCTATAAAAAACTTTACGGAATAGACAACAGTGACTATGCTTTTGCAGACATGAAAATTGACACTGCAAAATATACTCCGGAGCAGATTGTTGAACAAATCCTTTCCGAACTGGAACAACGCGGTTTGGTAGACTAA
- a CDS encoding YicC/YloC family endoribonuclease yields the protein MNSMTGYGYKETVVDGTQVSVEIRSVNSRFMDLNVNIPSYLNSLEARIRSLVTESIARGKIDLSIRVRDLNSTATVTADPKAAKMYYDAISQIADAIGLQKENIPLSLVVGQEGVLNVSHDYDAEVYWNKINGILGEVLAQFVSDRKREGENLKADLLAKLDVLDSCAAFFKEWQPKMEEKFRTQIEGRFRELLGDHADENRIMEETAAMLVKYTINEEIIRLASHLKALRKEFLENPVPGKRIDFICQEANREINTIGSKNQFTEVGAMVIKAKDALENIREQSKNVE from the coding sequence ATGAACAGCATGACAGGCTACGGCTACAAAGAAACAGTCGTTGACGGAACTCAGGTAAGTGTAGAAATCCGCTCGGTAAATTCAAGGTTTATGGACCTTAATGTAAACATTCCTTCCTACCTTAACTCACTTGAAGCAAGAATACGCTCTTTGGTTACAGAAAGCATTGCACGCGGCAAAATTGATCTGAGCATCCGTGTGCGCGACTTGAACTCTACGGCAACGGTAACAGCAGATCCCAAGGCTGCAAAAATGTATTATGACGCAATTTCGCAGATAGCAGATGCAATTGGTCTTCAGAAAGAAAATATTCCGCTTTCACTTGTTGTCGGGCAGGAAGGCGTCCTTAATGTCTCGCACGATTATGATGCCGAAGTTTACTGGAATAAAATAAACGGAATACTCGGTGAAGTTCTGGCGCAGTTTGTTTCTGACAGAAAGCGTGAAGGTGAAAATCTAAAGGCCGATCTTCTTGCTAAACTTGACGTGCTTGACTCGTGCGCCGCTTTCTTTAAGGAATGGCAGCCCAAAATGGAAGAAAAGTTCCGCACTCAGATTGAAGGCCGTTTTAGAGAACTTCTTGGAGACCATGCCGACGAAAACCGCATAATGGAAGAAACAGCGGCAATGCTTGTAAAATATACAATAAATGAAGAAATTATACGTCTTGCAAGCCATCTCAAGGCACTCAGAAAGGAATTCCTTGAAAATCCTGTTCCGGGAAAGCGCATTGACTTTATATGTCAGGAAGCAAACCGTGAAATAAACACAATCGGCAGCAAAAACCAGTTTACAGAAGTCGGCGCAATGGTAATAAAAGCAAAGGATGCTCTTGAAAACATACGCGAGCAGTCCAAAAATGTTGAATAA
- the murC gene encoding UDP-N-acetylmuramate--L-alanine ligase — MTNEKTLPENLRGVHFHFVGIKGTGMVALVEILNSRGAKITGSDVSEHFYTDDVLDSLGIKALPFSRSNITPSVNYVIYSSAYSAEKNPDLIEAASRGIPMMLYSEALGAISRTAYSCGVCGVHGKTTTTGLCGTILEDLDLPSQVLAGSVIASFGNSCTMTSPLCKSSDHHYFVAETCEYQRHFMAFFPQKIILTSVESDHQDYYPTYNDIRDAFVDYIMRLPHGGTLIYCADDKGACETAEIARSKRSDIRFIPYGEKAQGDYSLKIGKVSAGKHAFSLACTGELSIRVPGDHNVRNAAAAVALCRELLAEDKKNPADYTKKIAASLEKFRGGKRRSEIVARAVSPCGQEIIVIDDYGHHPTAVASTLAGYRDFYRGHKIIVDFMSHTYTRTAALLDEFASSFSSADSVIINKIYASAREDASAAPVTGKILAEHTAKKHPDVTYAAEFEEAAECALKKLSVPSGPKYPDGYVFVTMGAGDNWKAGKLLLEKLKNLGCEVKL; from the coding sequence TCTAAGGGGAGTTCACTTCCACTTTGTAGGAATAAAGGGAACCGGAATGGTTGCACTTGTGGAAATTCTTAATTCCCGCGGTGCAAAAATTACCGGCAGTGATGTTTCTGAACATTTTTATACCGACGACGTTCTTGATTCACTTGGAATAAAAGCACTTCCTTTTTCCCGAAGCAATATTACACCTTCTGTAAATTACGTAATTTATTCAAGCGCATATTCTGCAGAAAAAAATCCCGACCTTATTGAAGCTGCATCCCGCGGTATTCCAATGATGCTTTACAGCGAGGCCCTGGGTGCAATAAGCAGAACGGCATACAGCTGCGGTGTCTGCGGTGTTCACGGCAAAACTACAACTACAGGTCTTTGCGGTACTATTCTTGAAGATTTGGATCTTCCTTCGCAGGTTCTTGCAGGAAGTGTAATTGCTTCGTTCGGCAATTCTTGTACAATGACGTCTCCGTTGTGCAAATCTTCTGACCATCATTATTTTGTTGCCGAAACATGCGAGTATCAGCGTCATTTTATGGCTTTTTTTCCGCAGAAAATTATTCTTACTTCAGTAGAAAGCGACCATCAGGATTATTACCCGACGTACAATGACATAAGGGATGCTTTTGTAGACTACATAATGCGTCTTCCTCACGGCGGAACTTTAATTTACTGCGCAGACGACAAGGGTGCATGCGAAACTGCAGAGATTGCCCGTTCAAAAAGAAGCGACATACGTTTTATTCCGTATGGCGAAAAGGCACAGGGCGATTATTCCTTAAAAATTGGAAAGGTAAGCGCCGGAAAACATGCGTTCAGTCTTGCCTGTACAGGTGAATTAAGCATACGTGTTCCTGGAGACCACAATGTAAGAAATGCCGCTGCAGCCGTAGCACTTTGCCGTGAACTTCTTGCAGAAGACAAAAAAAATCCAGCGGACTATACAAAAAAAATTGCCGCTTCACTTGAAAAATTCCGCGGCGGTAAAAGACGCAGCGAAATTGTTGCCCGCGCTGTTTCTCCATGCGGACAGGAAATTATTGTAATAGACGACTACGGCCATCACCCGACTGCGGTTGCTTCTACACTGGCAGGCTACAGGGACTTTTACCGCGGACACAAAATAATTGTAGACTTTATGAGCCACACTTATACTAGAACGGCGGCACTTCTGGATGAGTTTGCTTCAAGCTTTTCTTCTGCAGACAGCGTAATCATAAACAAAATATATGCCAGTGCCAGAGAAGACGCGAGTGCTGCGCCGGTTACAGGAAAAATTCTTGCAGAACATACAGCAAAAAAACACCCCGACGTAACATATGCCGCCGAATTTGAAGAAGCGGCTGAGTGTGCGCTTAAAAAACTTTCTGTTCCCAGCGGCCCCAAATATCCCGACGGATACGTTTTTGTAACAATGGGTGCCGGTGACAACTGGAAGGCAGGAAAACTTCTTTTAGAAAAGCTTAAGAATTTAGGATGCGAGGTTAAATTATGA